In a genomic window of Ptiloglossa arizonensis isolate GNS036 chromosome 12, iyPtiAriz1_principal, whole genome shotgun sequence:
- the LOC143153404 gene encoding uncharacterized protein LOC143153404: MVYINPANVINLLVTALHISSKPPSPVNHREIELSEIIHTMILDSMNEVSFTTDYVTTLEYEDLARPQECEFVEEGNIEENVSSNEFDERCVSGESGNVDLNYKSRAVEFWRSGEKTRRTLDSVQHKFRKVKSVKQLYQWEETLARGGTRREKILSIVKYVLDKFQAAMNQGSFVHDMDIKQWALEAKEDVDLPTFKAGHTWIMNFKKAHNIVSRKVTKFISRSTQRDKQQLQLTSTDFVNRVKPYIAMYNPNNVYNADESGFNLEIHSGRTLSYRGRKTIEASVQSVSSTTHSYTILPTISASGHLLSPLFMVLKETSGEFGPRVEESLFRPANVCNRKSPGTGSPLSPGTGSPLVPEVLNFRLIPEVPWYQSPQLPVWSRTSALVLNFRFGPPLPVWSSTSSLALTSGLASTSIPGRCGPEVYNVDCKANFVTCKVEKWPRNSPFTIPFVSKLFCIPIQYKEIEVNKISILVIVRGLYFYKPLNSSPCQRVRNGKEMYKMIYKKSLNGNKLRTSLEINICNLNIILYFVKFVNFLSILVKLLTRKNYMIALTTIRNMVKICVCSLIKVHIFFMFVDRNRQINFPTSHERNDESNVDLISCIIATMNARHDYFVVAIYCSNITTTTEA, from the exons ATGGTGTACATAAATCCGGCAAACGTAATTAATTTACTGGTAACGGCTCTACATATATCCAGTAAACCACCGTCTCCTGTTAATCATAGGGAAATCGAACTATCAGAAATTATACATACTATGATACTTGATAGTATGAACGAAGTTTCATTTACAACCGACTATGTTACGACCCTGGAATACGAAGATCTAGCGCGGCCTCAAGAATGTGAGTTTGTTGAAGAGGGTAATATCGAGGAAAACGTTAGTAGCAATGAATTTGATGAGAGGTGTGTCTCGGGTGAAAGTGGTAACGTAGACCTCAATTATAAATCTCGAGCTGTTGAATTTTGGAGAAGCGGTGAAAAAACGCGCAGGACTCTCGACAGTGTACAACATAAATTTAGAAAAGTTAAATCAGTTAAACAACTGTATCAATGGGAAGAAACATTGGCGAGAGGTGGTACACGCAGAGAGAAGATATTATCAATAGTGAAGTATGTACTGGACAAATTTCAGGCTGCTATGAATCAGGGCTCCTTTGTGCATGACATGGATATAAAGCAATGGGCGCTAGAAGCAAAGGAGGACGTCGACCTTCCTACATTTAAAGCTGGCCATACCTGGATCATGAATTTCAAAAAAGCGCACAATATCGTTTCAAGAAAGGTTACAAAATTCATCAGTCGTTCCACACAACGGGACAAGCAACAATTACAATTGACATCCACCGACTTCGTAAACCGGGTAAAACCATACATTGCTATGTACAATCCAAATAACGTTTACAACGCTGATGAGAGTGGATTTAATTTGGAAATTCATTCTGGTCGTACGTTATCGTACCGTGGTAGAAAGACCATAGAAGCATCCGTGCAGTCAGTATCCTCAACTACACATAGTTATACGATTCTCCCTACCATTTCCGCGAGCGGTCATTTACTGTCACCCCTATTTATGGTGTTAAAAGAAACTAGTGGGGAATTTGGACCCAGGGTAGAAGAAAGCTTATTTAGACCGGCTAATGTGtgtaaccggaagtcccctggaaccggaagtcccctg tcacctggaaccggaagtcccctggtaccggaagtccttaACTTCCGGTTgataccggaagtcccctggtaccaaAGTCCTCAACTTCCAGTTTGGTCCCGGACTTCCGCCTTGGTCCTCAACTTCCGATTTGGTCCTccacttccggtttggtcctcCACTTCCAGTCTGGCCCTGACTTCCGGTTTAGCCTCCACTTCCATTCCCGGAAGGTGCGGACCGGAAGTTTACAATGTGGATTGTAAAGCGAACTTTGTAACGTGTAAAGTTGAAAAATG GCCG CGGAACTCTCCATTTACAATACCATTTGTTTCCAAATTGTTTTGTATTCCAATACAATACAAAGAAATAGAAGTTAAT AAAATTTCGATCCTCGTGATCGTTCGcggattatatttttataaaccgtTGAATTCATCTCCCT GTCAAAGAGTACGTAACGGtaaagaaatgtataaaatgATTTATAAAAAATCTTTGAACGGCAACAAGTTACGGACGTCTCTTGAAATAAACATCT gtaatttaaatataatactgtATTTTGTTAAGTTCGTTAATTTTCTCTCAATACTGGTTAAATTATTAACCAGGAAGAACTATATGATCGCAC TTACGACCATACGAAACATGGTCAAGATTTGTGTTTGTTCATTGATAAaagtacatatattttttatgttcGTTGATAGGAATaggcaaattaattttccaa CATCGCACGAGAGAAACGACGAGTCAAATGTTGATTTAATTTCTTGCATTATCGCGACGATGAACGCCAGACACGATTATTTCGTCGTTGCGATATATTGTTCGAATATAACAACGACAACGGAAGCATAA